The Thermoleophilia bacterium genome includes the window CGGGTGGCTCTGATCGACAGAGGCAGGCTGGTCGCCCTTGACACCCCGGCCAGGCTCGCAGAAGCGGTGCTCGGGGCGAAACGTATGCGTTTTATCCCGTCCAGGGCTTTTGATGAGCGTCTACTCACCGATCTTGCTGAAGTGCAAAGCCTGGAGCGCGAGGGAGAACGACTGGTGGTGTACGGCAGCGGTGACCTTGCTAACGCTGTGATACTGACGCTGGCCGCTAGGGGGATCGTCGCGCACGACGTCGAGCTTGACTCGCCCTCGCTCGAGGACGCCTTTGTGCGGCTGGTTGGCCACGGCAACAGTGGGGAAGAGAGGGGCCGGTCATGACAGTACAGGCGTCTGGAGCGGGGCAGTCCTCGTCTGGTGTTGGTTCTTCGGCAAGGAGCCGTCGGTCGTTGCTCGTGGGGTCTTCCTCGACACCCGTGGGTCCCCCTCGTTCGGCGTTTGTCACGCTACTGGCGGTGGAGGCGAAGTTGTATATCAGATCAGCCGTGGGCTTGATCCTGGGGCTTGGGCTCCCTGTGCTCCTCTTGGTGATCTTCGGACTTGTCCCCAGATTCAGGCACCCGATGCCGGAGTTGGACGGGGGCACCATACTTGGGCTCTACGGCCCGATACTGAGTGCGTTTGCTCTTGCCTTTCTCGGGTTGGTCTCGCTTCCTATACCGCTAGCCGGATATCGCGAGCTGGGAGTACTGCGGCGCATGTCTTGCACACCTGCACCGCGCTCCTGGATCCTGGGGGTGCAACTCCTCATCAACCTTTCAGTCGGGCTGGTCGCCCTTGTGATACTGAACGTGGGGATCAGGGTCTTTGGAGTGGGCGCTCCGGTACAGGTGGGCGGATACGCGCTAGCCATCGTCTTGTGCGTGGCCGAGATTTTCGCTCTGGGA containing:
- a CDS encoding ABC transporter permease is translated as MTVQASGAGQSSSGVGSSARSRRSLLVGSSSTPVGPPRSAFVTLLAVEAKLYIRSAVGLILGLGLPVLLLVIFGLVPRFRHPMPELDGGTILGLYGPILSAFALAFLGLVSLPIPLAGYRELGVLRRMSCTPAPRSWILGVQLLINLSVGLVALVILNVGIRVFGVGAPVQVGGYALAIVLCVAEIFALGLWIAAVARSAGLANAIGQLCLYPMMFFAGLYFPREMMPSLLRHISDWTPLGAAVHAMQQSAEGSFPSLQPILVMVGYAAVFGLAARKQFRWE